A single region of the Saprospiraceae bacterium genome encodes:
- a CDS encoding TetR/AcrR family transcriptional regulator, with protein MKVNKPKRTPGRPTEKQSANLDDILRVAMKCFAKNGYGGVSLSSLAKEAGIADSLLHYHFKTKENIWKRALQLVGGEIHKELKNLVPLIKDLDGVQQLKILNRQIVYISARNPEFQQIVVQEVFSKSERSKWLVEELLVPIYSFHEALRREEQAKGTIKNVPPANLVSFMFGAITTFFARTYQMETQFGVNSYDEAEVERHADIINDLIFNGLLVE; from the coding sequence ATGAAAGTGAATAAGCCCAAACGGACTCCTGGACGGCCAACAGAAAAACAAAGTGCCAATTTGGATGATATCCTTCGTGTAGCGATGAAGTGTTTTGCAAAAAACGGATACGGTGGTGTATCCCTTAGTTCATTGGCGAAAGAAGCGGGCATAGCTGATTCTCTTTTGCACTATCACTTTAAAACCAAGGAAAACATTTGGAAGAGAGCCCTGCAATTGGTTGGAGGAGAGATTCACAAGGAGTTAAAAAACCTGGTTCCGCTAATAAAAGACCTGGATGGCGTGCAACAGCTAAAAATCCTAAACCGCCAAATTGTATATATTTCGGCTAGAAACCCGGAGTTTCAGCAGATTGTAGTGCAGGAAGTATTTTCTAAATCAGAAAGATCCAAGTGGTTGGTGGAAGAATTATTGGTGCCTATTTATTCCTTTCATGAAGCGCTTCGGAGAGAAGAACAGGCCAAAGGAACGATCAAAAACGTCCCCCCGGCTAACCTGGTCAGTTTTATGTTTGGCGCCATCACTACTTTTTTTGCCCGTACTTATCAGATGGAGACCCAATTTGGGGTAAACTCTTACGATGAAGCGGAGGTAGAACGACATGCGGATATTATTAATGATTTGATTTTTAATGGTTTGTTAGTGGAGTAA
- a CDS encoding nucleotidyltransferase, whose protein sequence is MSDIFNADFKDFIKSLNNNEVEYILVGGYAVIIHGYNRTTGDMDIWVNRTKENYEKIVKSFHEFGMPIFDMTEKNFLYKDEFDVFSFGIPPISIDLMTNVKGLEFKKCFKKAEFQHLEGISIKVLHFNDLIRAKKASNRSKDQDDIEHLTS, encoded by the coding sequence ATGAGTGATATTTTTAATGCAGACTTTAAAGATTTCATTAAATCCCTTAATAATAATGAAGTTGAATATATTTTGGTTGGCGGTTATGCTGTCATTATTCATGGTTATAATCGTACGACAGGTGACATGGATATTTGGGTAAATCGAACAAAAGAAAATTATGAAAAAATTGTCAAATCTTTTCATGAATTTGGAATGCCTATTTTTGATATGACGGAGAAAAATTTCTTATATAAGGATGAATTTGATGTTTTTAGTTTTGGTATTCCGCCTATCAGCATAGATTTAATGACAAATGTTAAAGGCCTTGAATTTAAAAAATGTTTTAAAAAAGCTGAATTTCAGCATTTAGAAGGAATAAGTATAAAGGTGCTTCATTTCAATGATTTAATTAGGGCTAAAAAAGCTTCCAATCGTTCAAAAGATCAAGATGATATTGAACATCTAACCTCGTAA
- a CDS encoding gliding motility-associated C-terminal domain-containing protein, whose product MIKHIMLCAVFLLGLQTLQAQIPKNISIPTNKLGQPSLIKMDCNNAGTIRFDVASFNGQSNDISLDTIFLCFGDSLQIIHNGDADLTGDPNSGTQPGIGYGFYDCRPTVTGPDIATIIADPCVNKTSPILLPVIGPVDQNLGIWVATDEPNGNLTLTNNGGLQFAFNNGVPEPVQFWFAPITLDAFATQGFEDAGGATGPCVDVNVDEAFSVVYLNPITASNQQVNSSPTGCIGSFMVEGGLPEFNTLELYTIDISLQGNPDVKGQLLGSPNHGDLVSFYVPEPGIYDISIEDGKSCGAAFNMDLSFCQAVTFQFPLENVPPGQNVCLPITVEDFNRVGSMQFTVEWDPTILEFTNVGGFRSDMPDISEFSFNLFSPGVLTFSWADLSFNGVTIPDGGSIFEICFNVIGELGDCSPIEMTGAPTSIEVGDPTSPAPFPYGVVVEGGKVIVSNDILFALLEQDSLSCPDAVDGSFTLTMADGTAPYRFSWNTVPPSGPDRGQFVIPADGGSFTIGGLNAGFYQITVDDSSNPVNTVVDTIEVLAGPTVGVDLIPTSPSCFGESDGAVKVQLLLDGVIQNNPGPGFTFTWNTTQENVTELTGLTSGFYGVTVTDQTGCTASASTTLSQPGPLTILVQNTTIQNASCTGAEDGDITVTATGGTSSTGNYLYQWSDGLGDINAASSTISGLNPGQYCVTVTDDGSCVFTKCFTVGAVKTLSITPILTDVSCNGLSDGEIFITGNTTGAPQDLPYTFTWDNFTTPPVDNNTTSTLSDLPEGQYIVTMMDASGAGCQLSDTFQITQPEVLEVILLAQTNETCVTGKDGSATVEAMGGTLDYTFGWTHNDTLNSAFADTLSSGLYTVTVTDGNGCVDSLEINILAPTPPNIISLDDTSISCPSDTDGSLNVVAQGTSAAISSYQWSTGATTTSINNLSPGVYYVTITQENSCAIVDSAFVLSPGPVVLDSFNLVSPQCPGDGNGRATIFASGGTSPYRYTWSTNPNTPTTINPLPALSAGSYTVTVTDANNCPPLVSTFDIVDPPFILIALDTTAIVPVSCPDDLICDGQAIASASYSDGSTGSFRFEWTSGEVDDNVIISNASQLCRGAGTLTVSDGVCGETFDFNVGSPEDINILATPTPVSCNGQTDGSIAISLSGGTAPFNVLWTQTGETTTDISNLAAGTYDAVVTDANNCSLAQSVIINEPDVFVVNIADATTPTVSCSGEDDGRIVIFTTGGNDLGATPYNWANNVALSSSPEATGLSPGTYFVSVTDTRGCQDSISYTITEPLPLIVQLLPTQPPLCFGDPTQIAIDTIYGGAGGDFLDYTYTVNNNLPFPPNIPSTVFGEGPHSVIVRDLNGCTDTSFVSVDVPEQILIDLEDRIVVELGDSTTVLDPTVTPFGGSYSYQWTPSEWFLSPDTIRNPAIFPLSSQQYTFTVTNQNGCEASAQIFVELDANRNVYIPNVFSPDGIGVNNDVFTIFTCTGVTSVNFVKMYDRWGGVVYEGTNLQPSCGGIRLWDGRVKNKPYNSGVYVYLIEVTFLDGVTLLYRGDVTLLR is encoded by the coding sequence ATGATAAAACACATTATGTTATGCGCTGTTTTCCTGCTAGGTCTGCAAACCCTGCAAGCGCAAATACCCAAGAATATTTCCATCCCTACCAACAAGCTCGGCCAACCGAGTTTAATTAAAATGGATTGTAATAATGCTGGAACGATCCGATTCGATGTCGCGAGTTTTAACGGGCAGAGCAATGATATTTCACTAGATACTATTTTTCTGTGCTTTGGCGATTCCCTGCAAATCATCCACAATGGCGATGCTGACCTAACCGGCGATCCCAATTCGGGGACCCAACCTGGTATTGGTTATGGGTTTTATGATTGCCGACCAACGGTTACGGGACCGGATATTGCTACTATTATTGCTGATCCCTGTGTGAATAAAACGAGTCCGATATTGCTTCCAGTTATTGGGCCAGTTGACCAAAACTTGGGCATTTGGGTAGCAACAGATGAACCAAATGGCAATTTGACACTGACCAATAATGGGGGCTTACAATTTGCTTTTAATAACGGGGTGCCGGAGCCAGTTCAATTTTGGTTTGCCCCGATAACCTTGGACGCTTTTGCGACCCAGGGATTCGAAGATGCAGGTGGAGCAACAGGTCCTTGTGTTGATGTCAATGTGGACGAAGCCTTTTCGGTTGTCTATTTGAATCCCATTACAGCTTCCAATCAACAGGTCAATAGTAGCCCCACCGGCTGTATTGGCTCCTTTATGGTAGAAGGGGGGCTTCCTGAGTTTAATACCTTAGAATTATATACCATAGATATTAGCCTCCAAGGCAACCCTGATGTAAAAGGGCAGTTACTCGGATCACCTAATCATGGAGACCTTGTCTCTTTTTACGTTCCTGAACCGGGTATTTACGATATAAGCATTGAGGATGGCAAGAGTTGCGGAGCAGCTTTCAATATGGATTTAAGCTTTTGTCAGGCAGTGACCTTCCAATTCCCATTAGAGAATGTTCCTCCCGGGCAAAACGTTTGCCTCCCTATCACGGTGGAAGACTTTAACAGGGTTGGCTCTATGCAGTTTACCGTAGAATGGGATCCTACTATTTTAGAATTTACCAATGTAGGGGGATTTCGTTCGGATATGCCGGATATTAGTGAATTTTCTTTTAATCTTTTTTCTCCAGGTGTATTGACCTTTTCCTGGGCCGATTTAAGCTTTAATGGGGTCACGATACCTGATGGGGGGAGTATTTTTGAAATTTGTTTTAACGTCATTGGTGAATTGGGAGATTGTTCGCCCATTGAGATGACAGGGGCGCCAACTAGCATAGAGGTAGGTGATCCTACTTCCCCAGCTCCTTTTCCTTATGGTGTGGTCGTTGAGGGGGGGAAAGTAATTGTTTCTAATGACATTTTATTTGCTTTATTAGAGCAGGACAGCTTGTCTTGCCCTGATGCCGTAGATGGCTCTTTCACCCTAACGATGGCTGATGGAACAGCCCCTTATCGCTTTTCCTGGAACACGGTACCGCCGTCCGGTCCGGATCGTGGGCAGTTTGTAATTCCCGCAGATGGTGGTTCTTTTACCATAGGAGGGCTTAATGCCGGGTTTTATCAGATAACGGTCGATGACTCCAGCAACCCTGTCAATACAGTGGTCGATACGATTGAGGTGTTGGCCGGGCCGACGGTAGGCGTTGACTTAATTCCTACCAGTCCCAGTTGCTTTGGAGAAAGCGATGGAGCCGTGAAAGTCCAATTGTTGCTGGATGGGGTCATCCAGAATAACCCAGGCCCCGGCTTTACGTTCACCTGGAATACGACCCAAGAGAATGTAACGGAGTTGACAGGCTTAACTTCTGGTTTTTATGGCGTGACGGTTACGGATCAAACGGGCTGTACGGCTAGTGCCAGTACGACGCTGTCGCAACCGGGACCTTTAACGATACTGGTGCAAAACACGACGATACAAAATGCTAGTTGTACCGGGGCGGAAGATGGCGATATCACCGTCACTGCAACCGGCGGGACCTCTAGTACAGGCAATTATTTATACCAATGGAGTGACGGATTAGGCGATATTAATGCGGCCAGCTCAACAATAAGCGGTCTTAATCCCGGGCAATATTGTGTAACCGTTACCGATGATGGGAGTTGTGTGTTTACCAAGTGTTTTACAGTTGGTGCAGTAAAGACCTTATCCATCACCCCCATCCTTACCGATGTCAGTTGCAATGGCTTGTCGGATGGTGAAATTTTCATCACGGGAAATACAACAGGTGCACCTCAGGACCTACCCTATACCTTTACCTGGGATAATTTTACTACGCCACCTGTTGATAATAATACCACAAGTACCCTTTCTGATCTTCCTGAAGGACAATATATAGTAACGATGATGGATGCCTCGGGAGCGGGGTGCCAATTAAGCGATACTTTTCAAATTACCCAACCTGAAGTGCTTGAGGTTATTTTGCTAGCGCAAACGAATGAGACCTGTGTGACAGGAAAAGATGGTAGTGCCACTGTGGAAGCTATGGGAGGAACCCTGGATTATACATTTGGATGGACTCACAATGACACCTTGAATAGTGCCTTTGCAGATACTTTGTCTTCCGGCTTGTATACGGTAACGGTAACGGATGGCAATGGCTGTGTCGATTCACTAGAGATTAATATTTTAGCGCCTACACCTCCGAATATTATTTCATTGGATGATACTTCTATCAGTTGCCCTAGCGACACCGATGGGAGTCTGAATGTTGTGGCCCAAGGTACCAGTGCGGCTATATCAAGCTACCAATGGAGTACTGGGGCGACTACAACCTCCATCAATAATTTGAGCCCCGGCGTATATTATGTGACCATTACCCAGGAAAATAGTTGTGCTATTGTTGACTCTGCCTTCGTTTTATCCCCCGGCCCCGTCGTCTTGGACAGCTTTAATTTAGTTTCCCCGCAATGCCCTGGTGATGGAAATGGCCGGGCTACGATCTTTGCAAGTGGTGGAACATCTCCCTATAGATATACTTGGTCTACTAACCCCAATACACCAACCACGATAAATCCTTTACCGGCCCTGAGTGCAGGTAGTTATACGGTAACAGTTACAGATGCCAATAACTGTCCTCCTCTAGTAAGCACTTTCGATATTGTAGATCCTCCCTTCATCCTTATTGCCTTGGACACCACCGCAATCGTTCCGGTGAGTTGTCCAGATGATTTGATTTGTGATGGGCAGGCAATTGCTTCTGCATCCTATAGCGATGGCAGTACGGGGTCTTTCCGATTTGAATGGACCTCAGGAGAGGTGGATGACAATGTTATCATTTCCAATGCTTCTCAACTGTGTCGCGGAGCAGGTACGCTAACGGTTAGCGATGGCGTTTGTGGGGAAACCTTCGACTTTAACGTGGGATCACCTGAAGATATTAACATTTTGGCTACGCCAACGCCAGTGAGTTGTAATGGCCAAACAGATGGCAGCATCGCGATTAGTTTGTCGGGAGGAACAGCTCCGTTTAATGTTCTTTGGACACAAACCGGTGAAACAACGACAGATATCAGTAACCTGGCGGCTGGCACCTATGATGCAGTCGTGACAGATGCCAATAATTGTAGTTTGGCTCAATCTGTTATCATTAATGAACCAGACGTATTTGTGGTTAACATAGCCGATGCCACGACACCAACAGTATCATGTAGTGGAGAGGATGATGGTCGAATTGTTATTTTCACCACAGGAGGAAACGATTTGGGTGCTACCCCTTATAATTGGGCTAACAATGTGGCCTTGTCTTCTTCACCAGAAGCAACAGGATTGAGTCCGGGGACTTATTTTGTTTCCGTGACCGATACCAGAGGATGCCAGGATTCTATTTCCTATACTATTACTGAGCCATTACCATTGATCGTACAATTGCTGCCAACTCAACCTCCTTTGTGTTTTGGTGATCCAACCCAGATTGCAATTGATACCATTTATGGTGGCGCAGGAGGCGATTTTCTGGATTATACTTATACCGTGAACAATAACCTGCCCTTTCCTCCTAATATTCCCTCTACTGTTTTTGGAGAAGGGCCCCATTCTGTCATCGTAAGAGATTTAAATGGCTGTACCGACACCTCTTTTGTCAGCGTGGATGTCCCCGAACAGATCCTTATTGATTTGGAAGATAGAATTGTGGTAGAATTGGGTGATTCAACCACTGTGTTGGATCCAACGGTTACGCCATTTGGTGGAAGTTATTCCTACCAATGGACACCTTCTGAATGGTTCTTATCACCGGATACCATTCGAAACCCAGCGATTTTTCCTTTGTCTAGTCAACAATATACCTTTACTGTTACCAATCAAAATGGCTGTGAAGCCTCTGCCCAAATATTTGTTGAATTGGATGCGAATCGGAATGTGTATATTCCAAACGTATTTTCTCCAGACGGCATTGGTGTGAATAATGATGTATTCACCATCTTTACCTGTACAGGGGTAACGAGTGTGAATTTTGTCAAAATGTACGATCGTTGGGGCGGGGTCGTTTATGAAGGCACAAATCTCCAACCTTCCTGTGGTGGTATCCGCTTGTGGGATGGTCGGGTGAAAAATAAACCTTATAATTCAGGTGTTTACGTATACTTGATAGAAGTTACTTTCCTCGATGGCGTTACCCTTTTGTATCGTGGGGACGTGACTTTGCTACGATAG
- a CDS encoding thiamine pyrophosphate-dependent enzyme codes for MKSQKNNALSKYNKEEVLQDLFYCSLSREVSFLLRKEVLTGKAKFGAGNAGKELPLVAMAKAFKKGDFWSGYYRDQTFMFKTGMASPVDFFAALYGDTENDPLSGGRQMTNHYSTPLIDQNGHWLDHTQRYNAASPIAPVAGHVSHALGLAQASKIYRSLPAISSLFSQNGQEIIICTIGDASTAEGVFFEAVNAAGVMKVPIAFVVMDDGYGISVPAKYQITKESISTVLEGFRVDEQQRGLDIYRVKAWDYEALCETFIKGLQKMRETHIPALFHIEECTQQFGHSTSGSHERYKPKERLEWEKQMDCNLHFEGWILSNDLASKEEIEAIVAKAKKEAADCRDKAWENYSAPIREMKQQIKRIYANLLKNTDKPSDLIGIAEALDEIKNPAFSHLLDNARRMQLVAIRQPGPALLELNNWITAAQQTGRQRYHTYLHSHSSRAALKVAAIPAQYAPDAPILNGFEILNHFFNLAFQKYPNLIAFGEDVGKIGGVNQALVGLQTKYGEERVFDTGIREWTIAGQGIGLAMRGLRPIAEIQYLDYLAYAFSPLTDDLATLRYRTKGTQMAPLIIRTRGHRLEGIWHSGSPMGMLLHSMRGIYLLVPRNMTQAAGLYHTMLQSDDPAILIECLNGYRIKERLPANLGEFTVPLGIPEVLLHGDDVTLVTYGSCVRIAQEAIPLLQAQGISVELIDVQTLLPFDLEHTIVESLKKTNRIVFLDEDVPGGASAFMLQEVLETQGGYRYLDSPPATLTATAHRPAFADDGDYFSKPNVMDVFWCVFRLMKEAEPARFALF; via the coding sequence ATGAAAAGTCAAAAAAATAACGCACTCAGCAAGTATAACAAGGAAGAAGTACTGCAAGATTTGTTTTATTGTAGCCTTAGCAGAGAGGTGAGTTTTCTCCTTCGGAAAGAAGTGCTGACCGGAAAGGCGAAATTTGGTGCAGGCAATGCGGGCAAAGAATTACCGCTTGTCGCCATGGCCAAAGCTTTTAAAAAAGGAGATTTCTGGTCGGGCTATTATCGGGACCAAACCTTTATGTTTAAAACGGGAATGGCTAGCCCGGTAGACTTCTTCGCTGCCCTCTATGGGGATACCGAAAATGATCCTTTATCGGGAGGTCGACAAATGACCAATCATTATAGCACGCCACTTATTGACCAAAACGGGCATTGGCTTGACCATACCCAGCGCTATAATGCGGCTTCCCCGATCGCACCAGTTGCCGGCCATGTCTCTCATGCGCTTGGCCTGGCCCAAGCTTCCAAAATCTATCGCTCTTTACCCGCCATTTCCTCTCTTTTTTCCCAAAATGGACAAGAAATCATTATTTGTACCATCGGCGATGCCTCAACAGCCGAAGGTGTTTTTTTTGAGGCCGTCAATGCGGCAGGGGTGATGAAAGTGCCCATCGCTTTTGTGGTGATGGACGATGGATATGGCATCTCTGTCCCGGCCAAGTACCAAATAACCAAAGAAAGTATCTCCACTGTTCTGGAGGGGTTTAGGGTAGATGAACAGCAAAGAGGCCTCGACATCTATCGGGTCAAAGCCTGGGACTATGAAGCCTTATGCGAAACCTTTATCAAGGGGCTGCAAAAGATGCGGGAGACGCATATTCCTGCGCTTTTCCATATTGAAGAATGCACCCAACAATTTGGCCACTCCACCTCTGGTTCCCATGAACGCTACAAACCAAAAGAACGCCTCGAATGGGAAAAACAAATGGATTGCAACCTCCATTTTGAAGGTTGGATTTTAAGCAACGATTTGGCAAGCAAGGAAGAGATTGAAGCTATTGTCGCTAAGGCTAAAAAGGAGGCTGCGGATTGCCGGGATAAGGCGTGGGAAAACTATAGCGCTCCGATCAGGGAAATGAAGCAACAAATCAAGCGTATTTATGCGAACCTGCTAAAAAACACGGATAAACCTTCAGATTTAATAGGTATTGCTGAAGCGCTCGATGAAATTAAAAACCCCGCTTTTAGCCATCTTCTCGACAATGCCCGCCGGATGCAGTTGGTTGCAATACGGCAGCCAGGGCCTGCCCTTTTGGAGCTAAATAATTGGATTACAGCCGCACAACAAACTGGACGGCAACGTTACCATACCTACCTACACAGCCACTCGTCTCGTGCGGCCTTAAAGGTAGCGGCCATTCCTGCGCAATACGCCCCTGATGCCCCGATTTTAAACGGTTTTGAGATACTGAATCATTTTTTCAACCTCGCGTTCCAAAAATACCCCAACCTGATCGCCTTTGGCGAAGATGTCGGTAAAATAGGAGGGGTCAACCAGGCATTGGTGGGCTTGCAGACCAAATATGGAGAAGAGCGGGTCTTTGATACGGGCATACGAGAGTGGACCATCGCGGGGCAAGGCATTGGCCTGGCCATGCGCGGCCTCCGCCCCATTGCCGAAATCCAATACCTGGATTACCTTGCCTATGCCTTCTCGCCCCTCACGGATGATTTGGCCACCCTTCGCTACCGCACCAAAGGCACCCAAATGGCACCCCTGATCATCCGTACCCGGGGCCATCGACTCGAAGGTATCTGGCATTCCGGCTCTCCCATGGGTATGCTCCTGCACTCCATGCGGGGCATCTATCTCCTTGTTCCTCGCAACATGACCCAGGCCGCAGGCCTCTACCACACCATGCTACAGTCCGACGATCCGGCCATCCTCATCGAGTGCCTCAATGGCTATCGGATCAAAGAACGCCTACCGGCTAATCTAGGCGAATTCACGGTACCCCTCGGCATTCCTGAAGTATTGCTGCATGGGGACGACGTGACCCTGGTCACCTATGGCTCCTGCGTTAGGATTGCCCAGGAAGCCATCCCGCTCCTCCAGGCTCAAGGGATATCCGTTGAGCTGATAGACGTCCAAACGCTCCTTCCTTTTGATCTTGAACATACTATTGTGGAATCTTTAAAGAAAACCAATCGCATTGTCTTCCTGGACGAGGACGTCCCGGGTGGCGCTTCCGCCTTTATGCTCCAGGAAGTGCTGGAGACACAAGGCGGCTATCGCTACCTCGATTCCCCGCCCGCTACCTTAACAGCCACCGCTCACCGCCCCGCCTTTGCCGACGATGGAGACTATTTTTCCAAACCCAATGTCATGGATGTATTTTGGTGTGTTTTTAGGTTGATGAAAGAGGCGGAGCCCGCGCGGTTTGCGCTATTTTGA
- a CDS encoding glycoside hydrolase family 2 TIM barrel-domain containing protein — translation MKKNILILLLLLGWVINIEAQRINTTINSAWRFHKGGVNTSAKNVNTDDWEIINLPHTWNAQDAFDETPGYYRGIGWYAKELTVPQTWEGKRVFLKFEGANQVADVYLNGALIGSHIGGYTGFGFDLSADLKYGGINTITVRVNNEHDDNIPPLNADFTFYGGIYRNVSLIVTEPVHFELDNDASDGIFVSTPIVNEQSASVNFRGRVENNTGNRKNAIVEVLILDKSNKVIAEKTAKIVLAPNSKSDFSLENLQITSPELWSPDRPYLYQTITRVKEDTDDLAILDKIVVPLGLRWYKFDEEGRFWLNGKPLKLIGANRHQDFEGLGNALPDSYHYNDYKKIKELGFNFIRTAHYPQAPEVYRTCDELGLLAWSEIPVVSGISESEEFAQNCLNMQREHIRQTYNHPSLIIYGYMNEIFLGFQYNRSLSEADRKRVINATVDLAGKLEELTKTEAPERFTVMALHHSTQYNDSGITDIPDVVGWNLYFGWYYQEMEDLSTFLKDQHERYPNRPMIVSEYGPGTDARLHAKTPKPYDYSEDYQYVMHASYLEQMMDLPFLAGFAAWNFADFGSERRGDAIPQVNQKGLVNFDRTEKDITGMYRAYFLKEPVVYIAAHNYTKRTGVEDSAGSGIATESVKVFSNQKRVELMLNGKSLGQKTVEDHMATFAIPFRNGKNELRAVDANGHSDQVTIAYTLIPFQLNAAGIQELAVNVGAEVSFYDPETQITWVPDRKYTAGGWGYEGGAPYTVQQRQVKTGIDRDILGTDNDPLFQTFVEGLTSYRFDVPDGQYTLNLCFQEPVSRDRQNNMYNLTRGNASESKVEDREFTIAINGQDVVHNVNLERDYGSLRALTLDFTVNAEDGNGIKVDFQSKSGKALLSGIRIKKR, via the coding sequence ATGAAAAAGAATATCCTCATCTTATTACTACTTCTAGGCTGGGTTATAAACATTGAGGCTCAGCGAATAAACACGACCATTAACTCCGCCTGGCGCTTTCACAAAGGAGGCGTCAATACAAGTGCGAAAAATGTAAACACAGATGATTGGGAAATAATCAATTTACCCCATACCTGGAACGCCCAGGATGCCTTTGATGAAACTCCGGGTTATTACCGGGGAATTGGCTGGTATGCCAAAGAACTGACGGTGCCGCAGACATGGGAAGGTAAAAGGGTCTTTTTGAAGTTTGAAGGGGCTAATCAAGTAGCGGATGTATACCTAAATGGAGCGCTCATCGGAAGCCATATTGGAGGATATACCGGGTTTGGTTTTGATCTGTCTGCCGACCTTAAATATGGTGGGATAAATACGATCACGGTGCGGGTAAATAATGAGCACGATGATAACATTCCGCCTCTGAATGCGGATTTCACATTTTACGGTGGGATCTATCGCAATGTAAGCCTGATCGTTACGGAACCGGTCCATTTTGAATTGGACAATGATGCTTCCGATGGCATATTTGTAAGTACTCCGATAGTCAATGAACAAAGTGCTTCTGTAAACTTTCGGGGACGTGTGGAAAATAACACGGGAAATCGCAAAAATGCCATTGTTGAGGTCCTGATCCTGGACAAAAGTAATAAGGTCATTGCCGAAAAAACGGCAAAAATCGTTCTCGCACCCAATAGTAAAAGTGATTTTTCCCTGGAGAATCTGCAAATCACTTCACCGGAACTCTGGAGCCCGGATCGTCCCTATCTTTACCAAACGATTACCCGGGTGAAAGAAGATACCGATGATCTAGCCATTTTAGATAAAATAGTTGTACCCCTGGGACTGAGATGGTATAAATTTGATGAAGAAGGGCGTTTTTGGCTGAACGGCAAACCTTTAAAACTCATTGGTGCCAATCGCCATCAGGATTTTGAAGGTTTAGGTAATGCCCTGCCGGACAGTTATCATTACAACGACTACAAAAAGATCAAAGAGCTGGGTTTTAATTTTATCCGTACGGCACATTATCCCCAGGCACCGGAGGTCTACCGGACCTGTGATGAACTTGGTCTGTTGGCCTGGTCTGAGATTCCCGTAGTAAGTGGTATCTCGGAGTCGGAGGAATTTGCCCAAAACTGCCTGAACATGCAGCGGGAACACATCCGGCAGACGTATAACCATCCCTCGCTGATCATCTACGGATATATGAATGAGATATTTCTTGGGTTTCAGTACAACCGAAGTCTCTCAGAAGCTGACCGCAAGCGGGTCATAAACGCGACAGTCGATCTGGCCGGGAAACTGGAGGAACTGACCAAAACGGAGGCCCCGGAACGGTTTACGGTCATGGCCTTGCACCATAGCACCCAGTATAATGATTCCGGGATAACGGATATTCCGGATGTAGTGGGCTGGAATCTCTATTTCGGCTGGTATTACCAGGAAATGGAGGATTTGAGCACGTTTTTGAAAGATCAGCACGAGCGGTATCCCAACCGGCCTATGATCGTTTCCGAATACGGGCCCGGAACGGATGCGCGCTTGCATGCCAAAACGCCTAAACCGTATGACTATTCGGAAGATTATCAGTACGTAATGCACGCCTCCTATCTTGAACAAATGATGGATTTACCTTTTCTGGCAGGATTTGCAGCCTGGAATTTTGCCGATTTCGGTTCGGAACGGCGGGGCGACGCCATTCCCCAGGTAAATCAGAAAGGGTTGGTCAATTTCGATCGCACGGAAAAAGATATTACTGGAATGTATCGCGCCTATTTTTTAAAGGAACCGGTGGTCTATATCGCTGCGCACAATTATACTAAACGTACCGGTGTCGAAGATTCGGCCGGAAGCGGCATAGCGACGGAGTCGGTAAAGGTCTTTTCCAACCAGAAGCGCGTGGAATTGATGCTAAATGGTAAATCACTTGGTCAAAAAACGGTGGAAGATCACATGGCAACTTTTGCCATACCTTTTAGAAACGGTAAAAATGAGTTGAGGGCGGTCGATGCAAATGGACATTCGGATCAAGTCACTATTGCCTATACGCTCATTCCGTTTCAGCTTAATGCCGCCGGGATCCAGGAACTTGCCGTCAATGTCGGGGCGGAGGTTTCCTTCTACGACCCGGAAACCCAGATAACGTGGGTGCCGGATCGGAAATATACAGCTGGAGGCTGGGGCTACGAGGGTGGCGCTCCTTATACGGTACAACAAAGACAGGTGAAAACCGGTATTGATCGGGATATTCTGGGCACGGATAATGATCCTTTGTTTCAAACTTTTGTTGAAGGCCTTACCAGCTATCGCTTCGATGTGCCCGATGGACAGTATACCCTAAATCTCTGTTTTCAGGAACCGGTTTCCCGGGATCGCCAGAATAATATGTATAACCTTACCCGGGGCAATGCTTCCGAGAGTAAAGTCGAAGATCGCGAGTTTACCATCGCCATCAATGGGCAGGATGTGGTCCACAACGTAAATCTAGAAAGAGATTATGGCAGTTTGAGGGCCCTTACCTTAGATTTCACCGTCAATGCAGAGGATGGGAACGGCATTAAAGTAGATTTTCAATCTAAAAGCGGAAAAGCTTTGCTGAGCGGTATCCGCATCAAAAAACGTTAA